The Opitutaceae bacterium genome has a window encoding:
- a CDS encoding molybdopterin-dependent oxidoreductase: MNTLSRRRFLRISAATIAAAGAAGTLPTRGFGRSAKTGGSGVETIPTFCDICFWKCGAIAYRRDGKLWKVEGNPDDPLSRGRLCPRGTGGVGAHTDPDRLRAPMIRTRERGEEKWKEVTWGEALDYIAERMNRIKADYGPESMALFSHGIGGTFFKHTLKAYGTPNITAPSFAQCRGPREVGFRLTYGDDVGSPERTDIANAKCLVLIGSHLGENMHNTQVQEFAEAVGKGSRIIVVDPRFSVAASKASHYLPIKPGTDLALLLAWMQVIVEEKLYDRDYVEAHGFGFEAFAASIRNYSPEWAYPETGIEPEAIRETAREMARFRPATLVHPGRHVNWNGDDAQRSRAIALLNALLGSWGRKGGFYQQVGMEVPSYPYPEYPKSIRGKVDNPDHRYPFAHETLTTGIREATLTGEPYPIKGWMVYATNLLKSLPNQEETIAAIQKLDLLVVVDVIPSEIAGWADVVLPESIYLERHDELNVEWFREPFVALRQPVVDSPNDQKPNWWIARTLAEKLGLSDYYPWKTIEEYLRWRVEAAGLDFETLRTKGLIKGPRQPIYYEEGVEPEFATPSGKIEFYSLQLEQAGFDPVPRYTPPESGPPGSFRLLYGRAPVHSFSRTQSNPLLMEAMSENEVWLNARVAGRYGLKSGDRVRLRNQDGALSNPIRVKATRRIRPECVYMVHGFGHTSKGLRRAFGRGASDAGLTSTYRMDPLMGATAMNMNFVTLEKES; this comes from the coding sequence ATGAACACTCTCTCGCGACGCCGCTTTCTCCGAATATCCGCTGCCACCATTGCGGCTGCGGGGGCTGCGGGCACTCTCCCGACCCGCGGCTTTGGGCGGTCGGCAAAGACCGGTGGATCCGGAGTGGAGACCATCCCGACCTTCTGTGACATCTGTTTCTGGAAATGCGGGGCAATCGCCTATCGTCGGGACGGCAAGCTCTGGAAAGTAGAGGGCAATCCCGATGACCCCCTCAGTCGCGGCCGGCTTTGTCCGCGTGGCACGGGCGGGGTAGGGGCTCACACCGACCCGGATCGCCTTCGGGCACCAATGATCCGCACCCGGGAGCGGGGCGAGGAGAAGTGGAAGGAAGTGACCTGGGGAGAGGCCCTGGATTACATCGCCGAACGAATGAATCGGATCAAGGCCGACTATGGCCCGGAATCGATGGCGCTGTTCAGCCATGGGATTGGAGGCACCTTTTTCAAGCACACCTTGAAGGCTTATGGCACGCCGAACATCACGGCCCCGTCCTTCGCGCAGTGCCGGGGGCCGCGCGAAGTCGGGTTTCGTCTGACTTACGGGGATGATGTCGGATCGCCGGAGCGGACCGATATCGCCAACGCGAAATGCCTGGTCCTGATCGGTTCGCATCTGGGTGAGAACATGCACAACACCCAGGTTCAGGAGTTCGCCGAAGCGGTGGGCAAGGGAAGCAGGATCATCGTGGTGGATCCCCGTTTTTCGGTCGCCGCGAGCAAGGCGAGTCATTACCTGCCGATCAAGCCGGGCACGGATCTGGCCCTCCTTCTGGCCTGGATGCAGGTGATCGTCGAGGAGAAGCTTTACGACCGTGACTATGTCGAAGCTCACGGCTTTGGCTTCGAGGCATTCGCCGCATCCATCCGCAATTATTCACCGGAGTGGGCCTATCCGGAAACCGGGATTGAACCGGAAGCGATCCGGGAAACGGCCCGCGAGATGGCGCGGTTTCGTCCGGCCACCCTGGTCCATCCGGGGCGGCACGTGAACTGGAACGGCGACGACGCCCAGCGGAGTCGGGCCATTGCGCTGCTCAACGCCCTGCTCGGCAGCTGGGGGAGAAAGGGCGGATTCTACCAGCAGGTCGGCATGGAGGTGCCATCGTATCCGTATCCGGAATACCCAAAGTCAATCCGGGGAAAGGTCGACAATCCGGATCACCGCTATCCGTTTGCCCATGAAACCCTGACCACGGGCATTCGGGAGGCGACCCTGACCGGCGAACCCTATCCGATCAAAGGCTGGATGGTTTACGCGACCAATCTGCTCAAATCCCTCCCAAACCAGGAGGAGACGATCGCGGCGATCCAAAAGCTGGATCTTCTTGTGGTGGTCGATGTGATTCCGAGCGAGATCGCGGGCTGGGCGGACGTGGTCCTGCCCGAATCCATTTACCTCGAACGACACGATGAGTTGAACGTGGAATGGTTCCGGGAGCCGTTTGTGGCCCTCCGCCAACCGGTGGTGGATTCACCCAACGATCAGAAGCCCAACTGGTGGATCGCGCGGACCCTTGCGGAGAAGCTTGGCCTGTCCGATTACTATCCGTGGAAGACGATAGAGGAGTACCTGCGCTGGCGGGTGGAGGCGGCCGGACTGGATTTCGAGACCCTCCGGACCAAGGGCCTGATCAAGGGACCCCGTCAGCCCATCTACTACGAGGAAGGGGTCGAACCGGAATTCGCCACTCCTTCGGGCAAGATCGAATTCTATTCGCTTCAGCTTGAGCAGGCGGGCTTTGATCCAGTTCCCCGTTACACGCCGCCGGAATCAGGACCTCCGGGTTCTTTCCGTCTGCTCTATGGCCGGGCCCCGGTCCATTCCTTCAGCCGGACCCAATCCAATCCGCTCCTGATGGAGGCGATGTCGGAGAATGAAGTCTGGCTGAATGCGCGGGTGGCCGGCCGATACGGATTGAAGAGCGGGGATCGTGTCCGCCTGCGCAATCAGGACGGGGCGTTGAGCAACCCGATCCGCGTCAAGGCGACGCGCCGGATCCGTCCCGAATGTGTCTATATGGTGCATGGTTTCGGGCATACCTCGAAAGGTCTGCGGCGTGCTTTCGGCCGGGGGGCGAGTGACGCCGGCCTGACCTCAACCTACCGGATGGATCCCCTGATGGGGGCCACCGCGATGAACATGAATTTCGTAACCCTCGAGAAGGAGAGCTGA
- a CDS encoding 4Fe-4S dicluster domain-containing protein: MARYGMVIDTRRCVGCMDCVIACKTEHGTPEGYNRDWITQTVTGESPNLRMEIRTERCNHCANPPCVSCCPTGASHVHARGGVVLVTKDMCIGCKACLAACPYDARFIHPDGYADKCTFCINRVEKGLDPACVAVCPTRCMHFGDLDDPESEVSRLLGARANHSLIPEAGTRPSIFYLT, translated from the coding sequence ATGGCGCGCTACGGCATGGTCATTGATACCCGGCGGTGCGTCGGCTGCATGGATTGTGTGATCGCCTGCAAGACCGAGCACGGCACGCCGGAGGGCTACAACCGTGATTGGATCACCCAGACGGTGACCGGTGAGAGCCCGAATCTGCGGATGGAGATCCGGACGGAGCGCTGCAATCACTGTGCGAATCCTCCTTGTGTCTCCTGTTGCCCGACCGGGGCGAGCCACGTCCATGCCCGGGGAGGCGTGGTCCTGGTGACCAAGGACATGTGCATCGGCTGCAAGGCCTGTCTGGCGGCCTGCCCCTATGACGCCCGCTTTATTCATCCGGATGGTTATGCCGACAAATGCACCTTCTGCATCAACCGGGTGGAAAAGGGCCTCGACCCTGCCTGTGTCGCGGTCTGTCCGACCCGCTGCATGCACTTCGGGGATCTTGATGATCCCGAGAGCGAAGTGAGCCGGCTGCTGGGGGCGCGGGCGAATCATTCCCTCATTCCGGAGGCAGGAACCCGGCCCTCCATCTTCTACCTGACCTGA